From Microbacterium invictum, the proteins below share one genomic window:
- a CDS encoding NUDIX hydrolase family protein, whose protein sequence is MAVRTPDPDPNERDDDGTPRDPLGGIGASFGSNAGRPIGDGTFGSPAPGNAAGPAWLSDIELAEARRRLPMLYVEAIPVRTDGMGQVTEIGILLRATPLGEMVRSIVSGRVRYGETVRDALFRHLENDLGPMAFPLLPPAPTPFTVAEYFPIPGISAFHDDRQHAVSLAFVVPVTGTCEPRQDALEVTWMTPEEAASDSLAAEMEGGRFTLIRMALASVGALR, encoded by the coding sequence ATGGCCGTCCGCACCCCCGACCCCGATCCGAACGAGCGCGATGACGACGGAACGCCGCGCGATCCGCTCGGCGGCATCGGCGCGTCGTTCGGATCGAACGCCGGCCGCCCGATCGGCGACGGCACGTTCGGATCGCCCGCGCCCGGCAACGCCGCAGGCCCTGCGTGGCTGAGCGACATCGAGCTCGCCGAGGCCCGCCGCCGGCTGCCGATGCTCTACGTCGAGGCGATTCCGGTGCGCACCGACGGCATGGGGCAGGTGACCGAGATCGGCATCCTGCTGCGTGCGACGCCGCTCGGCGAGATGGTGCGCTCGATCGTCTCGGGGCGCGTGCGCTACGGCGAGACCGTGCGCGACGCCCTGTTCCGTCACCTCGAGAACGACCTCGGTCCGATGGCGTTCCCGCTGCTGCCGCCGGCGCCGACCCCTTTCACGGTGGCCGAGTACTTCCCGATCCCCGGTATCAGCGCGTTCCACGACGACCGGCAGCACGCCGTCTCGCTCGCCTTCGTCGTCCCGGTGACCGGCACGTGCGAACCGCGCCAGGACGCTCTCGAGGTCACGTGGATGACGCCGGAGGAAGCGGCGTCCGACTCCCTCGCCGCCGAGATGGAAGGCGGACGCTTCACGCTCATCCGCATGGCCCTCGCCTCGGTCGGCGCGCTGCGCTGA
- a CDS encoding alpha/beta hydrolase: MASDLDPAVVLWSSPVADRAGRPLLVLLHGYGADERDLFGLVPYLPDQFVIAAVRAPLAPPFPSPGYSWYPIEGLEGRDPAHLTAAAESLLRWLDAEAGEGPVGLLGFSQGAAIALQALRLRPGDFAFVVNLSGYAAPGDLSTDAALAERRPPVFWGRGARDEVIPAPLVEHSVQWLPGHVELSGRVYPGLTHSVSEDELHDVRVFLDKQLQALTGA; the protein is encoded by the coding sequence ATGGCGTCCGACCTCGATCCTGCGGTGGTGCTGTGGTCCTCCCCCGTGGCAGACCGCGCCGGCCGGCCCCTGCTCGTCCTGCTGCACGGCTACGGCGCCGACGAGCGCGACCTGTTCGGCCTCGTGCCCTACCTGCCCGACCAGTTCGTCATCGCCGCCGTGCGTGCGCCGCTGGCACCGCCGTTCCCCTCGCCGGGCTACTCCTGGTACCCGATCGAAGGACTCGAGGGACGCGACCCGGCGCACCTGACCGCCGCTGCCGAGAGCCTTCTGCGCTGGCTCGACGCCGAAGCCGGCGAAGGACCGGTGGGTCTGCTGGGCTTCTCGCAGGGCGCCGCGATCGCGCTGCAGGCGCTGCGACTGCGCCCCGGCGACTTCGCGTTCGTCGTCAACCTCTCGGGCTACGCGGCACCGGGCGACCTGTCCACCGACGCTGCGCTCGCCGAGCGGCGCCCGCCGGTGTTCTGGGGGCGCGGTGCGCGCGACGAGGTGATTCCGGCGCCGCTGGTCGAGCATTCCGTGCAGTGGCTGCCGGGCCACGTCGAACTCAGCGGGCGCGTGTACCCGGGGCTCACCCACAGCGTCTCCGAGGACGAACTGCACGACGTGCGGGTGTTCCTCGACAAGCAGCTCCAGGCGCTCACCGGCGCGTGA